A portion of the Chondrinema litorale genome contains these proteins:
- a CDS encoding SDR family NAD(P)-dependent oxidoreductase: MATTENKIALVTGGSRGLGRDMAINLAKKGIDVVLTYNSNQQKAEEVVAEIKALRQNAIAFQLNTGDVKAFDEFISNVTTHLKENTGSPNFDFLINNAGTALYAPFAETTEEQLDNIVNIHYKGVFFLTQKALPYMNEGGRIINISSGLARFSLPGSSAYGAMKGAIEVLTRYLAKELGSRGIAANVVAPGAIETDFGNGNIRDNKEANAMVANMTALGRAGLPEDIGGVVAFLCSEEARWINGQRIEVSGGMNL; this comes from the coding sequence ATGGCAACAACAGAAAATAAAATAGCTTTAGTAACTGGCGGCAGTCGTGGTTTAGGTAGAGATATGGCAATTAACCTTGCTAAAAAAGGAATTGACGTAGTGTTGACTTACAACAGCAACCAGCAAAAAGCAGAAGAAGTAGTAGCAGAAATTAAAGCTTTAAGGCAAAATGCAATTGCATTTCAATTGAACACTGGTGATGTAAAAGCTTTCGATGAGTTTATTAGTAATGTAACTACACACTTAAAAGAGAATACTGGCAGCCCTAATTTCGATTTCTTGATTAATAATGCGGGTACTGCGCTTTACGCACCTTTTGCAGAAACTACAGAAGAGCAATTAGATAACATTGTGAATATCCACTACAAAGGTGTGTTTTTCTTAACACAAAAAGCTTTGCCTTATATGAATGAAGGTGGTAGAATAATCAATATATCTTCTGGTTTAGCAAGGTTCTCTTTACCGGGTTCATCAGCTTATGGAGCAATGAAAGGCGCTATTGAAGTACTTACCAGATACCTCGCCAAGGAATTAGGTTCACGCGGAATTGCTGCCAATGTAGTAGCTCCGGGAGCAATCGAAACAGATTTTGGAAACGGAAATATAAGAGATAATAAAGAAGCCAACGCCATGGTAGCTAACATGACAGCACTTGGCCGTGCTGGTTTGCCAGAAGATATTGGTGGCGTAGTAGCATTCTTATGTAGCGAAGAAGCCCGCTGGATAAACGGACAAAGAATTGAAGTTTCTGGTGGAATGAATTTATAA
- a CDS encoding helix-turn-helix domain-containing protein: MKNIKVTSLEEFYKEAVNFTGKDLEQILPPGINKEIGHFNIFDIAETIQSVKQKAEMPYNRRAYYKISLIRGKNRAEYADKVMQVQKNALLFATPKVPYHWVAEDENQAGCFCVFTEEFMIKNKSGVVLDELPIFKSGSYPVFEISNELAEELNHIFKKIKKEIASDYEFKYDMLRNYVVELIHYGQKLQPVTAAHASQNASSRILSLFIELLERQFPIESPAQKLKLRSAKEYAERLAIHVNHLNKVLKESTGKTTTEIITSRIVQEAKILLRQTDWNISEIAFSLGFEEVAHFSNFFKKQTTFTPITFRA; this comes from the coding sequence ATGAAAAACATTAAAGTAACCTCACTCGAAGAATTTTACAAAGAAGCTGTCAACTTCACTGGTAAAGATTTAGAACAAATTCTACCTCCGGGAATCAATAAAGAAATTGGGCACTTTAATATATTCGACATTGCAGAAACCATACAATCTGTAAAGCAAAAGGCAGAGATGCCATACAACCGCAGAGCTTATTATAAAATCAGTTTGATCAGAGGGAAAAACAGGGCAGAATATGCCGATAAGGTAATGCAAGTGCAAAAAAACGCTTTGCTTTTTGCTACGCCCAAAGTACCTTACCACTGGGTTGCTGAAGATGAAAACCAAGCTGGCTGCTTTTGTGTATTCACAGAAGAGTTTATGATAAAGAATAAAAGTGGCGTGGTGCTAGATGAGTTACCAATCTTTAAATCAGGCAGTTACCCCGTATTTGAGATTAGTAATGAGCTGGCAGAAGAGCTGAATCACATCTTCAAAAAAATAAAAAAAGAGATAGCATCTGACTATGAATTTAAATATGATATGCTGCGAAATTATGTAGTAGAACTCATCCATTACGGACAAAAGCTACAGCCAGTTACCGCTGCTCATGCAAGCCAAAATGCTTCTTCGCGCATCTTATCACTGTTTATAGAATTGCTAGAAAGACAGTTTCCGATAGAATCTCCCGCACAAAAACTAAAACTAAGATCGGCAAAAGAGTATGCAGAGCGCCTTGCCATCCATGTAAACCATCTGAATAAAGTCTTAAAAGAAAGCACTGGCAAAACCACTACAGAGATTATTACCAGTAGAATAGTACAAGAAGCTAAAATACTTCTAAGGCAAACCGACTGGAATATCTCAGAGATTGCTTTTAGTCTGGGCTTCGAAGAAGTTGCCCATTTCTCTAACTTCTTTAAAAAGCAGACTACTTTTACTCCTATAACATTCCGCGCATAA
- a CDS encoding C45 family autoproteolytic acyltransferase/hydolase, whose amino-acid sequence MEKEYIVNLDLPASERWAFLKNHAAEIDELIECYLSDLAGETSIFDIIGLYKQQLIPTSYLEEIDFIASISKYSADQILIANLYYDVLKFYFGCTAFAFNNADTVVHARNLDWHTENNLLSTHSKIFNFQRGGKTVYKTVGWAGFVGALSGTKPGKFSVTLNAVLSNDSPEVAMPISFLLRDVLDSAESFNEAKRQLEATIIVSDCLLLLSGVNVGEMAVIERTPSRFATRVPESGKGYIVVTNDYKKLQNNETDDSILQSTSCGRFDRATLLLSSEQDLSFRECIQVLSDENIKMGITVQQMVFNNRTGEVALIKT is encoded by the coding sequence ATGGAAAAAGAATATATTGTAAATCTCGATTTACCTGCTAGCGAAAGATGGGCTTTTTTAAAGAATCACGCCGCTGAGATTGATGAGCTAATCGAATGTTATTTGAGTGATCTTGCTGGTGAAACAAGCATTTTCGACATTATCGGTTTGTACAAACAGCAATTAATCCCCACATCTTACCTAGAAGAAATTGATTTTATTGCTTCAATTTCTAAATACTCCGCAGACCAGATACTAATTGCCAATTTGTATTACGATGTACTTAAGTTTTATTTTGGCTGTACCGCTTTTGCTTTTAACAATGCAGATACGGTTGTGCATGCTAGAAATTTAGACTGGCATACCGAAAACAATTTATTATCTACCCATTCTAAAATTTTTAACTTTCAGCGAGGTGGTAAAACAGTTTACAAGACGGTAGGCTGGGCAGGCTTTGTAGGTGCTCTGTCTGGTACAAAACCCGGTAAGTTTTCGGTAACATTAAATGCGGTATTGAGCAACGATTCACCAGAAGTAGCAATGCCAATCTCATTTTTACTGCGAGATGTTTTAGATAGTGCTGAGTCTTTTAATGAAGCAAAAAGGCAGCTAGAAGCAACCATAATTGTGAGTGACTGTCTGCTCTTACTTTCTGGAGTTAATGTAGGAGAAATGGCAGTAATCGAAAGAACGCCAAGCCGGTTTGCAACCAGAGTACCTGAGTCGGGCAAAGGCTATATAGTAGTTACCAACGATTATAAAAAGCTGCAAAACAACGAAACAGACGATAGTATTCTGCAAAGTACTTCTTGTGGTAGGTTCGATAGAGCTACTTTGCTACTAAGCAGTGAGCAGGACCTGAGTTTTAGAGAATGCATTCAGGTTTTAAGTGATGAGAATATAAAAATGGGTATTACCGTGCAGCAAATGGTATTTAACAATCGAACAGGTGAAGTAGCGCTAATTAAAACCTAA
- a CDS encoding DUF2490 domain-containing protein — translation MTMTLINLPPENTPKHQAYIKLPIAFMLLFLSFSSLAQVKTIETYHQQWFQYFNNIRFSERWSWLSDGGLFLEDRLQSKSMYILRTGIGYNLNPQVKFVLGVANLGFYNSECMNKIELRPYQEVSAKIAYGKVGTVHRFRLEHRFRKLVNQTELLDDETSFNFRFRYRIMFKIPLVNFSEDNPSKRLSLKIGDEIFLNAGKEVVTNVFDKNRIIVGPSMSFSKNLSVYFTYMHQLVSTSNVSNYNSYNVLWLGVMHNINLMDKHKKS, via the coding sequence ATGACAATGACACTCATCAATTTACCACCAGAAAATACACCGAAACATCAGGCTTACATAAAACTACCTATAGCTTTTATGTTGCTGTTTCTTAGCTTTTCTAGTTTGGCTCAGGTTAAAACTATAGAAACTTATCATCAGCAGTGGTTCCAATATTTTAACAATATCAGGTTTTCAGAAAGATGGAGTTGGTTGTCAGATGGTGGTTTGTTTTTAGAAGATCGCCTGCAATCAAAATCCATGTATATTCTCAGAACAGGTATCGGTTATAACCTTAATCCACAGGTGAAATTTGTTTTAGGTGTAGCCAATTTGGGTTTCTATAATTCTGAGTGCATGAATAAAATTGAATTGCGGCCATATCAAGAAGTGAGTGCTAAAATTGCTTATGGCAAAGTAGGAACAGTCCATCGGTTTAGGTTAGAGCATCGCTTTCGAAAGTTGGTGAATCAAACAGAGTTGTTAGATGATGAAACCAGTTTTAATTTCCGCTTCCGATACAGAATTATGTTTAAAATTCCCTTGGTAAATTTTTCTGAGGATAATCCTAGTAAAAGGCTTTCGCTTAAGATCGGAGACGAGATTTTTCTCAATGCAGGCAAAGAAGTGGTAACCAATGTGTTTGATAAGAATAGAATTATAGTGGGGCCATCTATGAGTTTTTCTAAAAATCTATCGGTGTATTTTACTTATATGCATCAGTTGGTGAGTACAAGTAATGTATCAAACTACAATAGCTATAATGTTTTATGGTTGGGTGTGATGCATAATATCAACTTAATGGATAAGCATAAAAAGAGCTGA